The following coding sequences lie in one Alicyclobacillus curvatus genomic window:
- a CDS encoding hemerythrin domain-containing protein — MSGPALRQPHAHHAIHDSAHGEAEELLQLFRRAWAREEFEAAVGVADVLVSHFETRTLTHASEEETGLYQELLARHRELSETIARLTSHHQLMRELTAEIKSLLQATGKISDHPSQLDEIESRFNTLMCINEYHSRSEEHMLAALEVAASTTDPKPANGF; from the coding sequence ATGTCCGGCCCAGCCTTACGTCAACCCCATGCCCATCACGCAATTCACGACTCTGCGCACGGTGAAGCCGAGGAGTTGCTGCAATTGTTTCGACGTGCATGGGCAAGGGAAGAGTTCGAAGCGGCTGTCGGTGTCGCTGATGTGCTTGTCAGTCACTTTGAGACCCGAACACTGACTCATGCCAGTGAAGAAGAGACCGGTCTGTACCAAGAACTGCTGGCACGACATCGAGAGCTTTCGGAAACGATTGCAAGATTGACATCGCATCACCAACTCATGCGCGAATTAACCGCCGAAATCAAGTCTCTGTTACAGGCAACAGGGAAGATTTCTGACCATCCGAGTCAATTGGATGAAATCGAATCCAGGTTCAACACCCTGATGTGCATCAACGAGTACCACAGTCGCAGTGAGGAGCACATGCTTGCGGCTTTGGAAGTTGCAGCGTCGACGACAGACCCTAAGCCTGCTAATGGGTTCTAA
- a CDS encoding nitrate reductase subunit alpha yields MADQRKTLRRAFSHLRRGERINQNWTEQSPRPRDWEDTYRARWQHDKVVRSTHGVNCTGSCSWKIHVKDGIVAFETQQTDYPSTGPDTPDYEPRGCPRGASFSWYEYSPLRVKYPYIRQELLQLWREEKKRAENAVDAWKQIVEDPAKAKLYKEARGKGGLVRSSWEEVSELIGASIIHTIKEYGPDRVTGFSPIPAMSQVSYAAGSRFLSMIGGTIVSFYDWYADLPPASPQIWGEQTDVPESADWYNASYFIIWGTNLPMTRTPDAHFMVEARYNGTKVVGVSPDYAEYVKFADLWLPAKAGTDAALAMAMTQVILQEFYVDNPTPYFLEYAKNYTDLPFLVTLRPTTDLEGNETYVSDRFLHASDVASDTPHGEWKTVIWDAGEDVPAVPNGSLGYRWDKSKKWNLHMEDENGQGLRPQLSFLNASDEVKIVGFPVFSEQETGVVRRGVPVKALHTANGEMVYVTTVLDLMMAHHGVRRGLPGAYPVDYNDSVPYTPAWQEAITGVDRSLAIRVAREFADNAAKTQGRSMIALGAGTNHWYHSDLIYRAIINLVLLTGCQGVNGGGWAHYVGQEKVRPLEGWTTVAFGLDWMRPARQMNGTSFFYFATDQFRYEEQDVATKASPLAGKFGDMHPADVNTLAARLGWLPSFPQMTENSLEVIKRARAAGANTADEVSAWVANELKNGRLNFAVEDPDNPKNFPRVMFVWRSNLLGSSSKGHEYFLQNLLGAEGHPLASENRDYQPQSMTVSEAVPRGKLDLLIDIDFRMTGTGLYSDIVLPAATWYEKYDLSSTDMHPYIHPFNPAVSCPWETRSDWAAFRTLAQTFSTMAEEYLPAQEDLVMAPLAHDTPDEISQVSGRVLDWKKGEVEAIPGKTMPKFIVVNRDFPNVYNQMVSLGPLAEKSMTIKGMTVSTEAAYKEFAHRVGTYPNSANELVRGKPKLHDEQQVVEAILTLSGASNGHRAYEEWTALENSTGLELADAIAGERRGEAMTLADITAQPRLSLATPVWSGLEGEGRRYSPFTSNVEYKIPWRTLTGRQHFYVDHEMMLDFGEGLPLYRPPIDELPFTDADKEVAANGEQTLVVRYLTPHQKWGIHSTYTDNPRMLTLFRGGQTVWMNEEDAKAICIKDNDWVEVYNRNGAISARAVLTYRLPRGIAMMYHAQDRTIGVPGSKVTGDRGGTHNSVTRIIPKPTHMIGGYAQLSYGFNYYGPTGHQRDVVAVIRPLREVDWLED; encoded by the coding sequence TTGGCAGACCAAAGAAAAACACTACGGCGCGCGTTCTCGCACTTAAGGCGCGGTGAACGCATCAATCAGAACTGGACGGAACAGAGTCCTCGCCCGCGCGACTGGGAAGACACATATCGTGCTCGCTGGCAGCACGACAAGGTTGTTCGCTCGACGCACGGGGTCAATTGCACCGGATCATGCAGCTGGAAGATTCACGTGAAAGACGGGATTGTCGCGTTCGAGACCCAGCAAACGGACTATCCGTCAACGGGACCGGACACACCGGACTACGAACCGCGCGGCTGCCCTCGCGGTGCAAGCTTTTCATGGTACGAATACAGTCCGCTGCGCGTTAAGTATCCTTACATTCGCCAGGAATTGCTGCAGCTGTGGCGTGAAGAGAAAAAACGGGCAGAAAATGCGGTTGATGCTTGGAAGCAGATTGTCGAAGACCCTGCAAAGGCAAAGTTGTATAAGGAAGCCAGAGGTAAAGGCGGGTTGGTCCGAAGCTCCTGGGAAGAGGTCAGCGAACTCATTGGCGCATCCATCATCCACACCATCAAGGAGTATGGTCCAGACCGGGTCACGGGATTCAGCCCGATTCCTGCGATGTCTCAGGTCAGTTACGCAGCGGGATCGCGCTTCTTATCCATGATTGGCGGCACGATTGTCAGCTTCTATGACTGGTACGCGGACCTGCCTCCGGCTTCGCCGCAGATTTGGGGGGAGCAGACAGACGTCCCTGAGAGTGCGGATTGGTACAATGCTTCCTATTTCATCATCTGGGGAACCAACTTGCCGATGACCCGGACGCCAGACGCCCACTTTATGGTGGAAGCCAGGTACAACGGGACAAAGGTTGTTGGTGTGAGTCCAGACTATGCTGAATATGTGAAGTTTGCGGACCTGTGGCTGCCAGCGAAGGCCGGCACGGATGCGGCACTCGCGATGGCCATGACGCAGGTGATTTTGCAGGAATTCTACGTGGACAACCCGACACCGTACTTTTTGGAGTACGCGAAGAACTATACAGACCTGCCGTTTTTGGTGACCTTGCGGCCGACCACAGACCTGGAGGGCAACGAAACATACGTATCTGACCGCTTTTTACACGCGTCCGATGTCGCTTCTGACACCCCTCATGGCGAGTGGAAGACAGTCATCTGGGATGCAGGGGAAGACGTGCCGGCGGTTCCAAACGGCAGTCTCGGGTACCGGTGGGATAAGTCAAAGAAATGGAACCTCCACATGGAAGACGAGAACGGGCAGGGTCTGAGGCCGCAGCTCAGCTTTCTTAACGCGTCAGATGAGGTGAAAATAGTCGGCTTCCCGGTCTTCTCCGAACAGGAGACGGGCGTTGTCCGTCGGGGTGTACCTGTGAAGGCACTCCATACTGCGAATGGTGAGATGGTCTACGTCACAACCGTACTCGACCTGATGATGGCCCACCACGGGGTTCGCCGGGGATTGCCGGGGGCTTATCCAGTCGACTACAACGACAGCGTACCGTATACGCCTGCCTGGCAAGAGGCAATCACCGGCGTTGACAGGTCTCTTGCGATTCGGGTCGCGCGTGAGTTTGCGGACAACGCGGCAAAAACGCAGGGCCGCTCGATGATTGCCCTTGGTGCGGGTACGAATCACTGGTATCACAGCGACCTGATTTACCGCGCCATTATCAACCTTGTTCTGCTCACAGGCTGCCAAGGTGTCAACGGGGGCGGCTGGGCGCACTACGTGGGGCAAGAAAAGGTTCGGCCGCTCGAAGGCTGGACGACAGTCGCATTTGGTCTCGATTGGATGCGGCCGGCTCGGCAGATGAATGGGACATCATTTTTCTATTTTGCAACCGATCAATTTCGGTACGAAGAACAGGACGTCGCGACAAAAGCTTCGCCCTTAGCAGGAAAGTTCGGCGATATGCATCCTGCGGATGTAAATACGCTCGCAGCCAGGCTTGGCTGGTTACCGTCCTTTCCGCAGATGACCGAGAACTCGCTGGAGGTCATCAAGCGGGCCAGGGCGGCTGGGGCAAACACTGCTGATGAAGTATCGGCGTGGGTTGCAAACGAATTGAAGAATGGACGGTTGAACTTTGCCGTCGAGGACCCAGATAACCCGAAGAATTTCCCGCGTGTCATGTTTGTGTGGCGCTCCAACCTGCTTGGGTCTTCAAGTAAAGGACACGAGTACTTCTTGCAAAACCTGCTCGGTGCAGAGGGGCATCCGCTCGCCTCAGAAAACAGGGACTATCAGCCACAGTCCATGACGGTGAGTGAAGCGGTGCCGCGCGGTAAACTCGACCTTCTCATTGACATCGATTTTCGGATGACGGGAACTGGTCTCTATTCTGACATCGTCTTACCGGCAGCGACTTGGTATGAGAAATACGACTTGAGCAGTACGGATATGCACCCGTATATCCATCCGTTCAACCCGGCCGTGTCTTGCCCTTGGGAAACGAGATCGGACTGGGCAGCCTTTAGGACGCTCGCACAAACGTTCAGCACGATGGCAGAGGAATATCTGCCCGCGCAAGAAGACTTGGTGATGGCGCCGCTCGCCCACGACACACCGGACGAGATTTCACAGGTCAGTGGACGCGTCCTCGATTGGAAAAAGGGTGAGGTTGAGGCGATTCCAGGCAAGACGATGCCGAAGTTCATCGTCGTCAACCGCGACTTCCCGAACGTCTACAACCAGATGGTTTCGCTCGGGCCTCTCGCCGAAAAGTCGATGACCATCAAGGGCATGACGGTGTCTACCGAAGCCGCTTACAAGGAGTTCGCGCATCGTGTGGGGACCTACCCAAACAGTGCCAACGAGCTGGTCCGTGGAAAGCCGAAGCTGCATGACGAACAGCAGGTAGTTGAAGCGATTCTCACCTTGTCCGGCGCATCGAACGGGCACCGGGCCTACGAAGAATGGACAGCGCTCGAAAATTCGACGGGACTCGAACTGGCCGACGCGATTGCTGGTGAACGGCGCGGCGAAGCGATGACGCTCGCCGATATCACCGCGCAGCCGCGGTTGTCTCTTGCGACGCCGGTGTGGAGCGGGCTTGAAGGCGAAGGACGGCGCTACTCACCGTTTACATCGAACGTGGAGTACAAGATTCCGTGGCGAACCCTGACCGGCAGACAGCATTTCTACGTCGACCACGAGATGATGCTCGACTTTGGCGAAGGACTGCCGCTCTACCGCCCGCCAATTGATGAGCTGCCGTTTACGGATGCGGATAAGGAAGTGGCGGCAAATGGGGAGCAAACCTTGGTGGTGCGCTACCTGACACCGCATCAAAAGTGGGGCATTCATTCCACCTACACCGACAATCCGCGGATGCTGACTTTGTTCCGCGGTGGACAGACCGTGTGGATGAACGAAGAAGACGCAAAGGCCATCTGCATCAAAGATAACGACTGGGTCGAGGTCTACAACCGTAACGGCGCGATTTCTGCGAGGGCGGTACTCACATACAGGTTGCCGCGAGGAATTGCGATGATGTATCACGCGCAGGACAGGACGATTGGCGTACCGGGCAGCAAAGTCACGGGTGACCGCGGCGGTACGCACAACAGTGTCACGCGCATTATTCCAAAACCAACCCACATGATTGGCGGCTACGCGCAGCTGAGTTACGGATTTAACTACTATGGTCCAACCGGGCATCAACGAGACGTCGTGGCTGTGATAAGGCCCCTGAGGGAGGTTGATTGGCTTGAAGATTAA
- the narH gene encoding nitrate reductase subunit beta — protein sequence MKIKAQIAMVMNLDKCIGCHTCSVTCKNTWTNRPGTEYMWFNNVETRPGPGFPQRWEDQDKFRGGWVLKNGKLKLRAGGAVKKLANIFHNPDQPTIEDYYEPWTYDYENLTESPRRKHQPVARPRSLLTGEWMDAPQWGPNFDDDLAGGSEVAPRDPNLRGIEEHVAFTYEQTFMMYMPRICEHCLNPSCVAACPSGALYKRDEDGVVLVDQDACRGWRFCVSACPYKKVYFNWNTHKAEKCNFCYPRIEAGLPTVCSETCVGRIRYLGVILYDADKVLEMASVADEKELYEAQLKLFLNPNDPAVIAQARKDGIPDAWLEAAKASPVYKMAIEWKVALPLHPEYRTMPMVWYVPPLSPMMNHIENEEVLSADGYLTAVDSMRIPMEYLASILTAGDTKVIRTVLLRLTAMRAHMRGKNVGDIADSRLLEEAGLDVEQLEAMARMFGVAKYNERFVIPTGKRTMDADLSYEQGACSLEGIAPPEGVIAPVANGPMGRKL from the coding sequence TTGAAGATTAAGGCGCAAATCGCGATGGTAATGAATCTTGACAAGTGTATCGGGTGTCACACCTGTAGTGTCACCTGTAAAAATACATGGACGAACCGTCCGGGAACCGAGTACATGTGGTTCAACAACGTTGAGACCCGTCCCGGACCTGGCTTCCCGCAGCGCTGGGAAGACCAGGACAAGTTTCGCGGCGGTTGGGTGCTTAAGAACGGGAAGCTCAAGCTTCGCGCCGGTGGTGCTGTGAAGAAACTCGCCAACATTTTTCACAATCCGGACCAACCGACGATTGAAGACTACTACGAACCTTGGACCTACGACTACGAAAACCTGACCGAGAGCCCTCGTCGTAAGCATCAACCGGTGGCCCGTCCACGGTCTCTCCTGACAGGAGAGTGGATGGATGCACCGCAGTGGGGACCAAATTTTGACGACGATCTCGCTGGCGGCTCCGAAGTCGCTCCGCGCGACCCGAACCTGCGCGGTATCGAGGAACACGTGGCGTTCACCTATGAACAAACGTTCATGATGTACATGCCGCGCATCTGCGAGCACTGCCTCAACCCGTCTTGCGTGGCCGCGTGCCCGTCTGGTGCACTCTACAAGCGGGATGAGGACGGGGTCGTGCTGGTCGACCAGGACGCGTGCCGCGGCTGGCGCTTTTGCGTGAGCGCCTGCCCGTACAAGAAGGTCTACTTCAACTGGAACACCCACAAAGCAGAAAAGTGCAATTTCTGCTATCCGCGAATTGAAGCAGGGTTGCCAACCGTCTGTTCGGAAACCTGTGTGGGTCGGATTCGTTACCTTGGCGTCATCTTGTACGACGCAGACAAGGTTCTTGAGATGGCTTCGGTGGCGGACGAAAAAGAACTTTACGAAGCACAGTTGAAATTGTTCTTGAACCCAAATGACCCAGCAGTGATTGCACAAGCTCGCAAAGACGGTATCCCGGACGCCTGGCTCGAAGCTGCGAAAGCGTCTCCTGTTTACAAGATGGCCATCGAGTGGAAGGTCGCTTTGCCGCTGCACCCGGAATACCGCACAATGCCAATGGTTTGGTACGTGCCGCCCTTAAGCCCGATGATGAACCACATCGAGAACGAAGAGGTTCTGTCCGCAGACGGTTACCTGACTGCAGTGGATTCGATGCGCATTCCGATGGAGTACCTGGCATCCATTTTGACCGCTGGCGACACAAAGGTCATCCGAACAGTACTGTTGCGCCTAACTGCGATGCGTGCCCACATGCGCGGCAAGAACGTTGGTGACATCGCCGACTCGCGGTTGCTTGAAGAAGCCGGTCTTGACGTCGAACAACTCGAAGCGATGGCAAGGATGTTCGGCGTAGCGAAGTACAATGAACGCTTCGTCATTCCGACGGGCAAGCGCACGATGGACGCTGATTTGTCCTACGAGCAGGGGGCCTGCAGTCTCGAAGGCATCGCACCGCCGGAAGGTGTGATTGCACCGGTTGCGAACGGCCCAATGGGGAGGAAGCTCTAA
- the narJ gene encoding nitrate reductase molybdenum cofactor assembly chaperone, which translates to MEAEPTKMPVLDDQMEEQCTNPKLKEECSCPKLEEECSCPKLEEEWTDPKWKIVSMLLLYPGTAEFPAILAEAFDWALELTGPCESDADAFMPLVRLIQTLKATDVATLEAQYTRCFDFSASTCLYLTAHELGDSRKRGLALVALRRMLRTAGFAEDGLELPDYLPLLFEFLAAKPVGFDASDLELRIARVVHVILQALRDDNSYRNLFSVLTSYLPPAHLPDGGFAFANREAADLDELPYPLHYD; encoded by the coding sequence ATGGAGGCGGAGCCTACAAAGATGCCCGTACTGGATGACCAAATGGAAGAGCAGTGCACTAACCCAAAGCTGAAGGAAGAGTGCTCATGTCCAAAGCTCGAGGAGGAGTGCTCATGTCCAAAGCTCGAGGAAGAGTGGACAGACCCAAAGTGGAAGATTGTCTCGATGCTTCTCCTCTATCCAGGCACGGCAGAGTTTCCGGCGATACTTGCGGAAGCGTTTGACTGGGCGCTCGAACTGACCGGGCCCTGCGAATCCGATGCAGACGCCTTCATGCCGCTCGTCCGGCTGATTCAAACGCTAAAGGCCACGGACGTCGCGACACTTGAAGCGCAATACACGCGGTGTTTTGATTTTTCCGCCTCGACTTGTCTGTACCTGACCGCACACGAACTTGGTGACAGCAGAAAGCGTGGCCTGGCGTTAGTCGCTCTGCGGAGAATGCTCCGTACTGCCGGGTTTGCCGAAGACGGCCTTGAGTTGCCAGATTACCTGCCGCTCCTATTTGAGTTTCTTGCTGCGAAGCCAGTAGGGTTTGATGCCTCAGACCTCGAGCTGCGAATAGCGCGCGTGGTCCATGTCATCCTTCAAGCATTGAGAGATGACAATTCGTACCGGAATCTGTTCAGTGTACTGACCAGCTATTTGCCTCCTGCACATCTTCCCGATGGTGGTTTTGCGTTTGCGAATCGGGAAGCAGCAGACCTGGATGAACTGCCCTATCCACTGCACTACGACTAA
- the narI gene encoding respiratory nitrate reductase subunit gamma, with protein MGQFWWVVFPYLTVAVMVIGMLYRFVYNQRGWGSKSSEILEKRWLRYGSLMFHWGILCVIAGHVMGLLVPISVYHALGVSNEFYHTNADVFGGLAGLVATAGILVLLARRTFNARVRRNSSVSDFVALILLLIVVGLGVAVTVGYNNIVGPYEYRTTVGPWVRELVVLHPDAALMKDVPLLLRVHIISSFALFAVWPFTRLVHVFSFPVRYPFRAPMQYRSRAQYKR; from the coding sequence GTGGGCCAATTTTGGTGGGTCGTGTTTCCCTACCTCACGGTTGCCGTCATGGTGATTGGCATGTTGTACCGATTTGTCTACAACCAGAGGGGATGGGGCTCGAAATCGAGCGAAATTCTCGAAAAGAGATGGCTTCGCTATGGAAGCTTGATGTTTCACTGGGGAATTCTTTGCGTGATTGCGGGGCATGTGATGGGACTCCTTGTGCCCATCTCTGTCTACCACGCTCTTGGCGTCTCAAATGAGTTCTACCATACGAATGCGGATGTGTTCGGAGGCTTAGCCGGTTTGGTTGCGACGGCCGGGATTCTCGTTTTGCTCGCGCGTCGGACATTCAATGCCCGTGTGCGCAGAAATTCCAGCGTCTCGGACTTTGTCGCACTCATCCTCTTGCTTATCGTTGTTGGTCTTGGTGTGGCTGTGACAGTCGGATATAACAACATCGTGGGGCCATACGAATATCGCACGACGGTGGGACCGTGGGTCCGCGAGTTGGTTGTTCTGCATCCGGATGCAGCACTGATGAAGGATGTTCCGTTGTTGCTGAGGGTGCATATTATATCATCCTTTGCACTCTTTGCTGTCTGGCCGTTTACACGACTCGTCCACGTATTCAGCTTCCCCGTTCGTTATCCGTTTCGCGCACCGATGCAGTACCGGTCGCGCGCGCAGTACAAGCGGTGA
- a CDS encoding SDR family oxidoreductase, which yields MDVFDLFRLNGKIAVITGGGRGLGQQIAEAYVEAGAKVVLCSRRVENCKQVQEQLESAGGEALALQLDVTNPDSVAQVVQEAIARFGKIDILVNNSGASWGAPALDMPYDAWQKVLQTNLTGTFLMSQEVGRFMKEHGGGKIVNISSVAGLRGSDPEGLDAVGYSASKGGIIALTRDLAIKWARYNIHVNAIAPGFFLTKMTKDVLAYGGDRIIASTPLGRIGGERDLQGAALYLGSAASDYVTGQVLAVDGGSTAK from the coding sequence ATGGATGTATTTGATTTATTTCGATTGAATGGAAAGATTGCGGTAATTACCGGCGGAGGCCGCGGCCTTGGACAGCAGATTGCCGAGGCGTACGTTGAAGCTGGCGCCAAGGTCGTACTATGCTCGCGGCGCGTAGAAAACTGCAAACAGGTTCAGGAACAACTAGAGTCAGCAGGCGGAGAAGCGCTGGCCTTGCAACTTGACGTCACCAATCCCGATTCTGTGGCGCAGGTAGTACAAGAGGCGATTGCCCGCTTTGGCAAAATCGATATTCTTGTCAATAACAGCGGTGCCTCGTGGGGAGCACCTGCGCTTGATATGCCCTATGACGCCTGGCAGAAGGTGCTGCAGACCAATCTAACGGGAACCTTTTTGATGTCGCAAGAGGTTGGCCGTTTCATGAAGGAACACGGCGGTGGTAAAATCGTCAACATTTCGTCCGTTGCGGGCCTGCGCGGTTCAGACCCGGAGGGACTTGATGCTGTCGGATACAGTGCCAGTAAAGGCGGCATCATTGCCTTGACACGTGACCTCGCCATCAAGTGGGCGCGTTACAACATCCACGTAAATGCGATTGCTCCCGGCTTCTTCCTCACAAAGATGACGAAGGATGTGCTCGCCTACGGCGGAGATCGAATCATTGCATCGACACCCCTTGGACGCATTGGTGGAGAGCGCGATTTGCAGGGGGCGGCACTCTATTTGGGGTCCGCGGCCTCAGACTACGTGACCGGGCAAGTCCTGGCCGTTGATGGAGGTTCGACTGCAAAATAG
- a CDS encoding PaaI family thioesterase, with protein sequence MSDDEVTKDELLNQLGTYTEEDLELALRAADAQKRTREEGLYFLHYFLGEDRVKTDDHEASIVMPIAPMVMNPGNMVHGGVTALLCDNAMGMASYLSAQRPGVTLDMSVRYHLPGRGGQLTARGEVVHKGGQINSTRCEVRDDVGRLVATATGSFYHTRKPSSR encoded by the coding sequence ATGAGTGACGACGAAGTGACGAAAGACGAGTTACTGAATCAACTAGGAACATACACCGAAGAGGACCTCGAGTTGGCCCTGCGCGCGGCGGATGCCCAGAAGCGCACCCGCGAAGAAGGTCTCTACTTCTTGCACTACTTTCTCGGCGAAGACAGGGTGAAAACGGATGACCATGAAGCGAGTATTGTCATGCCGATAGCGCCGATGGTCATGAACCCAGGAAACATGGTTCATGGCGGTGTCACGGCACTGCTCTGCGACAATGCCATGGGCATGGCGAGTTACCTGTCTGCACAGAGGCCGGGTGTCACCCTCGACATGTCCGTTCGCTACCATTTGCCTGGGCGCGGGGGTCAACTGACGGCGCGTGGAGAAGTAGTTCACAAGGGGGGCCAAATCAATTCAACCCGTTGCGAGGTACGAGACGACGTTGGCAGGTTGGTCGCCACAGCGACGGGGTCTTTCTATCACACGCGCAAACCATCATCAAGGTGA
- a CDS encoding acyl-CoA dehydrogenase family protein, with translation MDFRFDDDLLRMKETVRDFIANEVEPKAMQIEAEDRVPDEILTQSKRLGLFGLSIPEEYGGMGLGMVGKSAIFEELGKTINGYTTILGAHNGIGSVGIVELANDEQKARYLPKLASGEWIGAFALTEPQAGSNAAAIETTAVKKGDRYVLNGQKIYCTNAPIANVFTVMAVTDKGQGSKGITSFIVERTFPGFHVGSVEKKMGLHGSQTAQLYFEDLEVPVENVIGTVGMGYVNALKILANGRAGLAARCLGSSDYLLDMSIRYAKERHQFGKPIFHQQIIQHYLAEMAVEIETLRSFLYRVAWMMDEGMPTVKEAAMLKLYASEVYNRVADKAVQIHGGVGYIAEYPIERFYRDARITRIYEGTSEIQKNIIASRLAKDEK, from the coding sequence GTGGATTTTCGCTTTGACGACGACCTCTTACGAATGAAGGAGACAGTCCGGGATTTTATCGCCAACGAAGTCGAGCCTAAGGCGATGCAGATTGAAGCGGAAGATAGGGTCCCAGACGAAATCCTCACGCAGTCGAAACGCCTCGGACTGTTTGGACTGTCGATTCCTGAGGAATACGGCGGGATGGGTCTCGGTATGGTCGGTAAGTCAGCCATTTTCGAAGAACTCGGTAAAACGATTAACGGGTACACGACCATTCTCGGCGCCCATAACGGCATTGGTTCCGTCGGCATTGTCGAACTCGCGAACGACGAGCAAAAGGCCCGCTATTTGCCGAAACTAGCGAGCGGTGAATGGATTGGTGCATTTGCGCTCACAGAGCCGCAAGCCGGTTCGAACGCCGCGGCGATTGAAACGACTGCAGTCAAGAAGGGCGACAGGTACGTTCTTAATGGACAAAAGATTTACTGCACAAACGCACCGATTGCAAATGTCTTCACTGTCATGGCCGTGACCGATAAAGGACAGGGCAGCAAGGGCATTACTTCATTCATCGTCGAGCGGACGTTCCCAGGGTTCCACGTAGGCAGCGTCGAGAAGAAAATGGGGTTGCATGGTTCCCAGACAGCGCAACTCTACTTTGAAGACCTTGAGGTCCCTGTGGAAAACGTCATCGGAACGGTTGGCATGGGTTATGTCAACGCGTTAAAAATCCTCGCGAACGGTAGGGCGGGACTGGCTGCGCGCTGCCTCGGTTCAAGTGACTACCTGCTTGACATGTCGATTCGTTACGCCAAGGAACGGCACCAGTTTGGCAAGCCCATCTTTCATCAACAGATTATCCAACACTACCTGGCCGAGATGGCTGTTGAAATTGAGACGCTGCGCTCGTTCTTGTACCGCGTTGCGTGGATGATGGATGAAGGCATGCCAACTGTCAAGGAAGCGGCGATGCTGAAACTGTACGCGTCTGAGGTCTATAACCGCGTTGCAGACAAGGCGGTGCAAATCCACGGCGGCGTTGGCTACATCGCCGAGTATCCCATCGAGCGGTTCTACCGCGACGCGAGAATCACGCGCATCTATGAAGGAACATCAGAGATTCAAAAGAACATCATTGCCAGCAGACTGGCTAAGGACGAAAAGTAG
- a CDS encoding acyl-CoA dehydrogenase family protein has protein sequence MDFEPSAKVKALEEQLNAFMNEMVLPNEKVFQEQLESQPSRWQIPPIMEEMKAAAKAAGLWNLFLPDERYGAGLTNLEYAPLAEIMGKSPIAPEVFNCNAPDTGNMEVLAQYGTEEQQQEWLLPLLDGSIRSCFSMTEPDVASSDATNIEASIVRDKAEYVINGRKWWSSGGGDPRCKIAIVMGKTDPGAPRHEQQSMILVPLDTPGVKIERILNVFGYDHAPHGHAEISYTNVRVPAENIIWGEGKGFAIAQGRLGPGRIHHCMRSIGIAERALDLMIERVTGRVAFGKRLADQGVIRTWIADSRMEIEQARLLTLKAAYMMDTVGNKAARKEIAMIKVVAPNVALRVIDRAIQAFGAAGVSDDFPLAAAFANVRTLRLADGPDEVHRDAIARMELRSHTRMELKSNTKE, from the coding sequence GTGGACTTTGAGCCGTCAGCGAAAGTCAAGGCACTAGAGGAACAGTTAAACGCATTCATGAACGAGATGGTCCTTCCGAACGAAAAGGTGTTTCAAGAACAGTTGGAATCCCAACCTTCGCGGTGGCAAATCCCTCCCATTATGGAGGAGATGAAAGCAGCGGCAAAAGCGGCCGGACTCTGGAATTTGTTCTTACCCGATGAACGCTACGGTGCTGGGCTTACGAACCTGGAATACGCACCGCTTGCTGAAATTATGGGGAAATCGCCGATTGCTCCTGAGGTCTTCAATTGCAATGCGCCGGACACTGGCAATATGGAGGTCCTCGCGCAGTACGGGACAGAGGAGCAACAGCAAGAGTGGCTGCTGCCGCTGCTCGATGGGTCCATTCGTTCATGCTTCTCGATGACTGAACCCGACGTCGCATCTTCGGACGCTACCAATATTGAAGCGAGCATTGTTCGGGACAAAGCTGAATATGTCATCAATGGACGGAAGTGGTGGTCGTCCGGCGGCGGTGATCCACGCTGTAAAATTGCCATTGTAATGGGCAAGACCGACCCAGGTGCTCCTCGGCATGAGCAGCAATCGATGATTCTTGTACCGCTTGACACCCCTGGTGTCAAGATTGAGCGAATTCTGAACGTGTTCGGCTACGATCACGCTCCCCACGGCCACGCGGAAATTTCCTACACGAACGTACGCGTACCGGCGGAAAACATCATCTGGGGAGAGGGCAAAGGGTTTGCCATTGCGCAGGGCAGGCTTGGCCCAGGACGCATCCACCACTGTATGCGCTCGATTGGCATCGCTGAACGAGCGCTCGACCTCATGATTGAACGGGTGACTGGCCGGGTTGCCTTTGGTAAACGACTGGCTGACCAAGGGGTCATTCGCACGTGGATTGCAGACTCGCGCATGGAGATTGAACAAGCACGGCTCCTCACATTGAAAGCAGCGTACATGATGGATACTGTCGGCAACAAGGCCGCCCGAAAGGAAATCGCCATGATTAAGGTCGTCGCACCGAACGTCGCACTGCGCGTCATCGACAGGGCGATTCAAGCCTTTGGCGCAGCTGGCGTGAGTGATGACTTCCCGCTTGCGGCGGCCTTTGCCAATGTTCGCACGCTTCGGCTCGCGGACGGACCTGACGAAGTCCACCGAGATGCCATCGCGAGGATGGAACTGAGGTCGCATACGAGGATGGAACTAAAGTCGAATACAAAGGAGTGA